The following proteins are encoded in a genomic region of Actinomadura sp. NAK00032:
- a CDS encoding ABC transporter ATP-binding protein encodes MGVLWVAVKAEPRVFTASVVASALYAAMTVATARVLGWATEHVVLPAFESGRTTAGALAGAAALVMAVALLKALGVAGRRFYAGLMQYRMQASYRRAVTRQYLRLPLAWHHRHPTGQLLSNANADVEAVWAPIAPLPMAVGVVFMLLIAAVSILLTDVVVAAVGFLVFPAVALINIVYQRRLSPVATRAQQLRAEVSEVAHESFEGGLVVKTLGREAAETARFRERAEALRDANIAVGRIRGLFDPVLEALPNLGVLAVLLIGSMRLQAEAMSPGDLVNAAYLFTLLSWPIRALGWVLGEVPRSVVGWERVRHVLDATGSLPFGEDALDGAGGEATDLEVREVRFAYEADGDGGGPGRRVLHDVSFAASPGRTIAVVGPTGSGKSTLTSLLVRLVDPADGSVLLDGVDLRDVRRGGVAATAALVPQQTFLFDDTVRGNVALGLDVPDERVWEALRLAQAEGFVAALADGLDTKVGERGATLSGGQRQRLALARALVRRPRLLVLDDATSSVDPQVEARILQSLREAQSGEAGGATVVVVAYRKATIALADEVVYMEHGRVVARGAHAELLDSSAGYADLVNAYERAEAEQEAVEGGEEALA; translated from the coding sequence ATGGGCGTGCTGTGGGTCGCGGTCAAGGCCGAGCCCCGCGTCTTCACGGCGTCGGTGGTCGCGAGCGCCCTCTACGCGGCGATGACCGTGGCCACGGCGCGCGTGCTGGGCTGGGCGACGGAGCACGTCGTGCTGCCGGCCTTCGAATCGGGGCGCACGACCGCCGGGGCGCTGGCCGGCGCCGCAGCGCTGGTCATGGCGGTGGCGCTGCTGAAGGCGCTCGGCGTGGCGGGCCGCCGCTTCTACGCGGGCCTCATGCAGTACCGGATGCAGGCGTCCTACCGCCGCGCGGTGACCCGGCAGTACCTGCGGCTTCCGCTGGCCTGGCACCACCGGCACCCGACCGGGCAGCTGCTGTCGAACGCCAACGCCGACGTCGAGGCGGTGTGGGCGCCGATCGCGCCGCTGCCGATGGCGGTCGGCGTGGTGTTCATGCTGCTGATCGCCGCGGTGTCGATCCTGCTGACGGACGTGGTGGTGGCGGCGGTCGGCTTCCTGGTCTTCCCCGCCGTCGCGCTGATCAACATCGTGTACCAGCGGCGGCTGTCGCCGGTCGCGACCCGCGCGCAGCAGCTGCGCGCCGAGGTCAGCGAGGTGGCGCACGAGAGCTTCGAGGGCGGCCTGGTCGTCAAGACCCTCGGCCGGGAGGCGGCCGAGACCGCGCGGTTCCGGGAGCGGGCGGAGGCGCTGCGGGACGCCAACATCGCGGTCGGCCGGATCCGCGGGCTGTTCGACCCGGTGCTGGAGGCACTGCCGAACCTCGGCGTCCTCGCCGTGCTGCTGATCGGGTCCATGCGGCTGCAGGCCGAGGCGATGTCGCCGGGCGACCTGGTGAACGCCGCCTACCTGTTCACGCTGCTGTCGTGGCCGATCCGGGCGCTCGGCTGGGTGCTCGGCGAGGTGCCGCGCAGCGTCGTCGGCTGGGAGCGGGTCCGGCACGTGCTGGACGCGACCGGCTCCCTGCCGTTCGGGGAGGACGCGCTGGACGGCGCCGGCGGCGAGGCGACCGACCTGGAGGTCCGCGAGGTCCGCTTCGCCTACGAGGCGGACGGGGACGGCGGCGGCCCCGGCCGGCGCGTCCTGCACGACGTGTCGTTCGCCGCGTCCCCGGGGCGGACGATCGCGGTGGTCGGCCCGACGGGCTCCGGCAAGTCCACGCTGACCTCGCTGCTGGTGCGGCTCGTCGACCCGGCCGACGGCTCGGTCCTGCTGGACGGCGTCGACCTGCGCGACGTGCGGCGCGGCGGGGTCGCCGCGACGGCGGCGCTCGTCCCGCAGCAGACGTTCCTGTTCGACGACACCGTGCGCGGCAACGTGGCGCTCGGCCTCGACGTCCCCGACGAGCGGGTCTGGGAGGCGCTGCGCCTCGCGCAGGCCGAGGGGTTCGTCGCGGCCCTCGCCGACGGGCTCGACACGAAGGTGGGCGAGCGCGGGGCGACGCTGTCCGGCGGGCAGCGGCAGCGGCTCGCGCTGGCGCGCGCGCTGGTGCGGCGGCCCCGGCTGCTCGTCCTGGACGACGCGACCTCCAGCGTCGACCCGCAGGTGGAGGCGCGCATCCTGCAGAGCCTGCGGGAGGCGCAGTCGGGTGAGGCGGGCGGCGCGACCGTCGTGGTCGTCGCCTACCGCAAGGCGACGATCGCGCTGGCCGACGAGGTCGTCTACATGGAGCACGGCCGCGTCGTCGCGCGCGGCGCGCACGCCGAGCTGCTGGACAGCTCGGCGGGCTACGCCGACCTCGTGAACGCCTACGAGCGGGCCGAGGCCGAGCAGGAGGCCGTCGAGGGCGGCGAGGAGGCATTGGCATGA
- a CDS encoding TIGR03085 family metal-binding protein — protein MSASEGRPAGGPAGPGAAGPGPVRRERLLLAGALAAAGPDAATKCAGWTARDLAAHLVVREDRPDAAPGILLPPLAFYTERVRRRTARAVPFERLVERFRDGPAKFSPYALPGVDKSANGVEFFVHHEDVLRARPDWEPREISPELEEVLWRRIKIARFVLRKVQVEVTLVQPDGRGLRVPGRGRGARGAVRVHGPVGELVLWALGRRDVADVRLTGATDAVKSLTETGWSL, from the coding sequence ATGAGCGCATCCGAGGGCCGCCCGGCCGGCGGCCCCGCCGGACCCGGCGCGGCCGGGCCGGGGCCCGTCCGGCGCGAGCGCCTGCTGCTCGCCGGCGCGCTGGCCGCCGCGGGGCCCGACGCCGCCACCAAGTGCGCCGGCTGGACCGCCCGTGATCTGGCCGCCCATCTGGTCGTCCGGGAGGACCGCCCGGACGCCGCGCCCGGAATACTGCTGCCGCCGCTGGCCTTCTACACCGAGCGCGTCCGGCGCCGCACCGCGCGCGCCGTCCCGTTCGAGCGGCTGGTGGAACGCTTTCGGGACGGACCGGCGAAGTTCTCCCCCTACGCGCTTCCCGGAGTCGACAAAAGCGCGAACGGTGTCGAGTTCTTTGTGCACCATGAGGACGTCCTGCGCGCGCGTCCCGACTGGGAGCCCCGGGAGATCTCGCCGGAACTCGAGGAAGTGCTCTGGCGACGGATAAAAATTGCCCGCTTTGTCCTAAGAAAAGTTCAGGTCGAAGTAACGCTGGTGCAACCCGACGGCCGCGGCCTGAGAGTGCCCGGACGGGGCCGGGGCGCCCGCGGAGCCGTGCGCGTGCACGGCCCGGTCGGCGAACTCGTCCTCTGGGCACTGGGCCGCCGCGACGTCGCGGACGTCCGCCTCACCGGGGCCACGGACGCTGTCAAGAGCCTGACCGAGACCGGTTGGAGTCTTTAA
- a CDS encoding cold-shock protein has product MPQQGTVKWFNAEKGFGFIAVDGGGPDVFVHYSAIQSSGYRTLDENQRVQFEVTQGNRGPQADQVVPL; this is encoded by the coding sequence ATGCCCCAGCAGGGCACCGTGAAGTGGTTCAACGCCGAGAAGGGCTTCGGGTTCATCGCCGTCGACGGCGGCGGGCCGGACGTCTTCGTGCACTACTCGGCCATCCAGTCCTCCGGATACCGCACGCTGGACGAGAACCAGCGCGTCCAGTTCGAGGTGACGCAGGGTAACCGGGGTCCGCAGGCCGACCAGGTCGTCCCCCTGTAA
- the hisI gene encoding phosphoribosyl-AMP cyclohydrolase gives MSPRASSDLDPKIAARLKRDPNGLVPAIAQQYDTGEVLMLGWMDDEALHRTLTTGRCTYWSRSRQEYWVKGESSGHQQWVKSVALDCDADAVLVKVDQVGAACHTGDRTCWDADALPAVVGERPDGAS, from the coding sequence ATGTCCCCACGAGCGTCCAGCGACCTGGACCCGAAGATCGCCGCGCGGCTGAAGCGCGACCCGAACGGCCTCGTGCCCGCCATCGCCCAGCAGTACGACACCGGCGAGGTGCTCATGCTCGGCTGGATGGACGACGAGGCCCTGCACCGCACCCTCACCACGGGCCGCTGCACCTACTGGTCGCGCAGCCGGCAGGAGTACTGGGTGAAGGGCGAGAGCTCCGGGCACCAGCAGTGGGTCAAGTCCGTCGCGCTGGACTGCGACGCCGACGCCGTCCTGGTGAAGGTCGACCAGGTCGGCGCCGCCTGCCACACCGGCGACCGCACCTGCTGGGACGCCGACGCCCTTCCCGCCGTGGTCGGGGAGCGTCCTGACGGGGCGTCATGA
- a CDS encoding Trp biosynthesis-associated membrane protein, which translates to MTPGRERGLTALLCAAGAGLALLAAGRTWATVKAEHAITPFSQTLTGGDLGGAAGALGWAGLAGLAALFATRGRVRAGIGVLIALFGAGIAYASAAAVQRSNVLSAAGDKSALLKLGADPVLDVNLWWMASVTGGVLLAVAGLVTAVRGTRWPGMSSRYERAGTPGPAAKGAAPADDPSAMWRSLDRGEDPTARRNGRR; encoded by the coding sequence ATGACGCCCGGGCGTGAACGCGGGCTGACGGCGCTGCTGTGCGCCGCAGGCGCGGGTCTCGCCCTGCTCGCCGCCGGGCGCACCTGGGCCACGGTCAAGGCCGAGCACGCCATCACCCCCTTCAGCCAGACGCTCACCGGCGGCGACCTCGGCGGCGCCGCGGGCGCGCTGGGCTGGGCCGGTCTCGCCGGGCTGGCCGCCCTGTTCGCCACCCGCGGCCGTGTGCGCGCGGGCATCGGCGTCCTCATCGCGCTATTCGGGGCGGGGATCGCCTACGCGTCGGCCGCCGCCGTCCAGCGGTCCAACGTGCTGTCCGCCGCCGGCGACAAGAGCGCCCTGCTGAAACTCGGCGCCGACCCCGTCCTCGACGTGAACCTGTGGTGGATGGCCTCGGTCACCGGGGGCGTGCTGCTCGCCGTCGCCGGCCTGGTCACGGCCGTGCGCGGCACCCGCTGGCCCGGCATGTCGTCCCGCTACGAGCGCGCCGGGACGCCCGGCCCCGCCGCGAAGGGCGCCGCCCCGGCGGACGACCCCTCCGCGATGTGGCGCTCCCTCGACCGCGGCGAGGACCCGACCGCCCGCCGGAACGGCCGGAGATGA
- a CDS encoding response regulator transcription factor, whose protein sequence is MTGDGGGLVLVVEHDPAVAELQRRYLAREGFAVEIEADPGRAPAAAERSRPDVVVLDLSTAALPADLYRRTAAAACPAPVVAVTGPLDPAIARALGEHRVDRPFGPRVLVGAVAEALRRGAPAGAGGEPGPLRAGSVALDRPGRAAVAGGRRVALTVTEFDLLEFLMANPGRVFTREQLLDAAWGPGAGAGSRTVDVHVAQLRAKLGGDSPIRTVRGVGYVLDG, encoded by the coding sequence ATGACCGGCGACGGGGGCGGGCTCGTGCTCGTCGTCGAGCACGACCCCGCCGTCGCCGAGCTGCAGCGCCGCTACCTGGCCCGGGAGGGCTTCGCCGTCGAGATCGAGGCCGACCCCGGGCGGGCGCCCGCCGCCGCCGAGCGCAGCCGCCCCGACGTCGTCGTCCTCGACCTGTCCACCGCGGCGCTGCCCGCCGACCTGTACCGGCGCACCGCCGCCGCGGCCTGCCCGGCGCCCGTCGTCGCCGTCACCGGCCCGCTCGACCCCGCGATCGCCCGCGCGCTCGGCGAGCACCGCGTCGACCGGCCGTTCGGCCCCCGCGTGCTCGTCGGCGCCGTCGCCGAGGCGCTGCGCCGCGGCGCCCCCGCCGGCGCCGGCGGCGAGCCGGGCCCGCTGCGGGCCGGCTCGGTCGCCCTCGACCGGCCGGGCCGGGCCGCCGTGGCCGGCGGCCGCCGCGTCGCCCTCACCGTCACCGAGTTCGACCTCCTCGAGTTCCTGATGGCCAACCCCGGCCGCGTCTTCACCCGCGAGCAGCTCCTCGACGCCGCGTGGGGCCCGGGCGCCGGCGCCGGGAGCCGCACGGTGGACGTCCACGTCGCCCAGCTCCGCGCCAAACTCGGCGGGGACAGCCCCATCCGGACCGTCCGCGGCGTCGGCTACGTCCTGGACGGCTGA
- a CDS encoding DUF2752 domain-containing protein, whose protein sequence is MTRAPVPSQEHAHPYGPVPHAPGQGRLRALLPQAAVLAGVTAGALTVALRGDPNEAGHYPGCPFLAMTGYYCPGCGATRLVYALTHGDVGTAFGLNPLLFALLPVFGYLYARWTVQTARGLPMRTVLFKPPVVYAFVGLLIVYWVVRNLPFAAALAP, encoded by the coding sequence GTGACTCGCGCACCCGTCCCTTCGCAGGAGCACGCGCACCCGTACGGGCCCGTACCGCACGCGCCGGGCCAGGGGCGGCTCAGAGCGCTCCTGCCGCAGGCGGCGGTCCTCGCCGGCGTCACCGCCGGCGCCCTGACCGTGGCGCTGCGCGGCGACCCCAACGAGGCCGGGCACTACCCCGGCTGCCCGTTCCTGGCGATGACCGGCTACTACTGCCCGGGCTGCGGGGCCACGCGCCTGGTCTACGCGCTCACCCACGGGGACGTGGGCACCGCCTTCGGGCTCAACCCGCTGCTGTTCGCGCTGCTGCCGGTCTTCGGCTACCTCTACGCGCGCTGGACGGTCCAGACCGCGCGCGGGCTGCCGATGCGGACCGTCCTGTTCAAGCCGCCGGTGGTGTACGCGTTCGTCGGGCTCCTGATCGTCTACTGGGTCGTCCGGAACCTGCCGTTCGCCGCGGCGCTGGCGCCGTGA
- the trpC gene encoding indole-3-glycerol phosphate synthase TrpC: MSVLDEIIEGVRADLADRQREVPLDAVKEKAAAAPAPRDALAALRGPGVSVIAEVKRSSPSKGALAAIADPAALARDYEAGGAKVISVLTERRRFGGSLGDLADVRANVDVCVLRKDFIVTSYQLWEARAAGADMALLIVAALPQDALVSLIERAESIGLLPLVEAHTEEEAARAVEAGAKVVGVNARDLRTLKVDRGVFARVAPTLPKDVVKIAESGVRGPHDLLAYASSGADAVLVGESLVIGRDPRAAVADLVAAGAHPALRQSG, translated from the coding sequence TTGAGCGTTTTGGACGAGATCATCGAGGGCGTCCGGGCCGATCTCGCCGACAGGCAGCGCGAGGTCCCGCTCGACGCCGTCAAGGAGAAGGCGGCCGCCGCCCCGGCCCCGCGCGACGCGCTCGCCGCGCTGCGCGGCCCGGGCGTCTCGGTCATCGCCGAGGTCAAGCGCAGCAGCCCGTCCAAGGGCGCGCTCGCCGCGATCGCCGACCCCGCCGCGCTCGCCCGCGACTACGAGGCCGGCGGCGCCAAGGTGATCAGCGTGCTGACCGAGCGGCGCCGGTTCGGCGGCAGCCTCGGCGACCTCGCCGACGTGCGCGCCAACGTCGACGTCTGCGTGCTGCGCAAGGACTTCATCGTCACCTCCTACCAGCTGTGGGAGGCGCGCGCCGCGGGCGCCGACATGGCGCTGCTGATCGTCGCCGCGCTGCCGCAGGACGCCCTGGTCTCGCTGATCGAGCGGGCCGAGTCCATCGGGCTGCTCCCGCTCGTCGAGGCGCACACCGAGGAGGAGGCGGCCCGCGCCGTGGAGGCCGGCGCCAAGGTCGTCGGCGTGAACGCCCGCGACCTGCGCACCCTCAAGGTCGACCGCGGCGTGTTCGCCCGCGTCGCGCCCACCCTGCCCAAGGACGTCGTGAAGATCGCCGAGTCCGGGGTGCGGGGCCCGCACGACCTGCTCGCCTACGCCTCCAGCGGCGCCGACGCCGTGCTGGTGGGGGAGAGCCTGGTCATCGGCCGCGACCCGCGCGCCGCCGTCGCCGACCTGGTCGCCGCCGGCGCCCACCCGGCGCTGCGGCAGAGCGGCTGA
- the trpB gene encoding tryptophan synthase subunit beta has protein sequence MTMDTAARGAEAVPDATGHFGRFGGRFAPEALMAALDELTREFEAAKRDPAFTGELDDLLANYAGRPSLLTEAKRFSAHAGGARVLLKREDLNHTGSHKINNVLGQALLTRRMGKSRVVAETGAGQHGVATATAAALLGLTCTVYMGEVDTERQALNVARMRMLGAEVIPVKTGSRTLKDACNEAFRDWVATVEDTHYCIGSTMGPHPYPMMVRDLQRVIGVEARRQCLDMTGALPDAVVACVGGGSNAIGAFHAFIPDASVRLYGFEAGGDGVASGRHAATLVGGSLGVIHGMRTYLLQDDEGQTLETHSISAGLDYPGVGPEHSWLRDTGRAEYREITDAEAMDAFSLLCRTEGIIPAIESAHALAGALKVGAELGPDAVIVVCLSGRGDKDMHTAASYFGLMPEGESQ, from the coding sequence ATGACCATGGACACCGCCGCGCGCGGTGCTGAAGCCGTACCCGACGCCACGGGCCACTTCGGCCGCTTCGGCGGCCGGTTCGCCCCCGAGGCGCTGATGGCGGCGCTGGACGAGCTGACCCGCGAGTTCGAGGCCGCCAAGCGGGACCCGGCCTTCACCGGCGAGCTCGACGACCTCCTCGCGAACTACGCGGGCCGTCCGAGCCTGCTGACCGAGGCGAAGCGCTTCTCCGCGCACGCGGGCGGCGCCCGGGTGCTGCTCAAGCGCGAGGACCTCAACCACACCGGCTCGCACAAGATCAACAATGTGCTGGGCCAGGCGCTGCTCACCCGCCGGATGGGCAAGTCCCGGGTCGTCGCCGAGACCGGCGCCGGGCAGCACGGCGTGGCCACCGCCACCGCGGCCGCGCTCCTCGGCCTGACCTGCACCGTCTACATGGGCGAGGTCGACACCGAGCGGCAGGCCCTCAACGTCGCCCGGATGCGGATGCTCGGCGCCGAGGTGATCCCGGTGAAGACCGGCAGCCGCACCCTCAAGGACGCCTGCAACGAGGCGTTCCGCGACTGGGTCGCCACCGTCGAGGACACCCACTACTGCATCGGCTCGACCATGGGCCCGCACCCGTACCCGATGATGGTCCGCGACCTGCAGCGCGTCATCGGCGTCGAGGCGCGGCGGCAGTGCCTCGACATGACCGGCGCCCTGCCGGACGCGGTCGTCGCCTGCGTCGGCGGCGGCTCCAACGCGATCGGCGCCTTCCACGCCTTCATCCCGGACGCGTCGGTCCGGCTGTACGGGTTCGAGGCGGGCGGCGACGGCGTCGCGTCCGGCAGGCACGCCGCGACGCTCGTCGGCGGCTCCCTCGGCGTCATCCACGGCATGCGGACCTACCTGCTGCAGGACGACGAGGGCCAGACCCTGGAGACCCACTCGATCTCCGCCGGGCTCGACTACCCGGGCGTCGGCCCCGAGCACTCGTGGCTGCGCGACACCGGCCGCGCCGAGTACCGGGAGATCACCGACGCGGAGGCGATGGACGCCTTCTCGCTGCTCTGCCGTACCGAGGGCATCATCCCGGCCATCGAGTCCGCGCACGCGCTCGCCGGCGCGCTCAAGGTCGGCGCGGAGCTCGGCCCGGACGCCGTGATCGTGGTCTGCCTGTCCGGCCGCGGCGACAAGGACATGCACACGGCCGCCTCCTACTTCGGCCTGATGCCCGAGGGGGAGAGCCAGTGA
- the trpA gene encoding tryptophan synthase subunit alpha → MSVRTAYEKAGAEGRAALVGYLPAGFPTRDGAIEAMKTMVDAGCDAIEIGLPYSDPLMDGPTIQDAVHRALVGGVRIADVFATVEAVAATGVPVLVMTYWNPVDRYGVDRFARDLAAAGGAGLITPDLTPEEGGEWLEASDAHGLDRVFLVALSSTDERIETVTAASRGFVYAASLMGVTGARSALDTGAPRLVERTRAAIGRSGTGLPVGLGLGVGTGAQAAEVAGFADGVIVGSAFSRRILDAPDLASGLAGVRSLTEELAAGVRAAR, encoded by the coding sequence GTGAGCGTCCGGACCGCCTACGAGAAGGCCGGTGCCGAGGGGCGCGCCGCGCTCGTGGGGTACCTGCCCGCCGGGTTCCCCACCCGCGACGGCGCCATCGAGGCCATGAAGACCATGGTCGACGCGGGCTGCGACGCCATCGAAATCGGGCTGCCCTACAGCGACCCGCTGATGGACGGCCCCACCATCCAGGACGCCGTCCACCGGGCCCTCGTCGGCGGTGTCCGCATCGCCGACGTGTTCGCGACGGTCGAGGCCGTCGCGGCGACCGGCGTCCCGGTCCTCGTCATGACGTACTGGAACCCCGTCGACCGCTACGGCGTCGACCGGTTCGCGCGCGACCTCGCCGCCGCCGGCGGGGCCGGCCTGATCACCCCCGACCTCACGCCCGAGGAGGGCGGCGAGTGGCTGGAGGCGTCGGACGCGCACGGCCTCGACCGGGTGTTCCTCGTCGCGCTCAGCTCCACCGACGAGCGCATCGAGACGGTCACCGCGGCGTCCCGCGGCTTCGTGTACGCGGCCTCGCTGATGGGCGTCACCGGCGCCCGCTCGGCCCTGGACACCGGCGCCCCGCGGCTGGTGGAGCGCACCCGCGCGGCCATCGGCAGGAGCGGGACCGGGCTGCCGGTCGGGCTCGGGCTCGGCGTCGGCACCGGCGCGCAGGCCGCCGAGGTCGCCGGGTTCGCCGACGGGGTGATCGTCGGGTCGGCGTTCAGCCGCCGCATCCTGGACGCCCCCGACCTCGCCTCCGGCCTGGCCGGGGTCCGGTCGCTGACCGAGGAGCTCGCGGCGGGCGTCCGCGCCGCCCGCTGA
- a CDS encoding vitamin K epoxide reductase family protein, producing MTQEMTAKGRAEAAPPPLPPAWFQVAAWLLTLGGLGISVYLTITHYDEGALVCSASSTIDCHAVTTSEYSTLAGIPMPLLGLAFFVGFCALLTPWALRSTWPPLRWARVAGVSVGVLMVVYLVTVELAVLHKICLWCTGVHVITVLLFLLVLADEFRRIGQVD from the coding sequence ATGACGCAAGAGATGACGGCCAAGGGCCGGGCGGAGGCGGCACCGCCGCCGCTGCCCCCCGCGTGGTTCCAGGTCGCGGCCTGGCTGCTGACGCTCGGCGGCCTCGGGATCTCCGTCTACCTGACGATCACCCACTACGACGAGGGCGCGCTGGTCTGCTCCGCGTCCTCGACGATCGACTGCCACGCGGTCACCACGAGCGAGTACTCCACCCTGGCCGGCATCCCCATGCCGCTGCTGGGCCTGGCGTTCTTCGTCGGGTTCTGCGCGCTGCTGACCCCCTGGGCGCTGCGCTCGACGTGGCCGCCGCTGCGCTGGGCCCGGGTGGCCGGCGTCTCCGTCGGCGTGCTGATGGTCGTCTACCTCGTCACCGTCGAGTTGGCGGTCCTGCACAAGATCTGCCTGTGGTGCACCGGGGTCCACGTCATCACCGTCCTGCTGTTCCTCCTCGTCCTGGCCGATGAATTCCGACGGATCGGTCAAGTCGACTAA